One Caloenas nicobarica isolate bCalNic1 chromosome 31, bCalNic1.hap1, whole genome shotgun sequence genomic region harbors:
- the CA14 gene encoding carbonic anhydrase 14 has protein sequence MLRTLLLLGGLVPALPAGPHWEYEGPHGQHHWAAQGHPVCGGQSQSPIDIRTGGARPDPSLPPIRTVGQPETPTLTLRNNGHTAVLALPPSLRIQGLPHSFAAAQLHFHWGDTGSTGGAEHLLDGHRAPAEMHVVHYDADLYADAGEAQHHAGGLAVLGVLLEVGADPHPTYDNILRHLGSIRYAGQTTAIPSFSIGALLPPRLDLFYRYNGSLTTPPCYQSVLWTLFQQPVRISRAQLEQLQGALYATTAAEPQPRRLVDNFRAPQELNQRLVLSSLPRGPQGYSTGEIVTIVLGAVAGCLGLLLAGHFAAKRMRARRAQDHDVVFKASSRRTPPDDTPRP, from the exons ATGCTGCgcaccctcctgctgctggggggccTGGtccccgccctgcccgccg GTCCCCACTGGGAGTACGAGG gTCCCCATGGGCAGCACCACTGGGCCGCCCAGGGCCACCCGGTGTGTGGGGGACAATCCCAGTCGCCCATCGATATCCGGACGGGGGGGGCCCGACCAGACCCCTCGCTGCCCCCGATCCGCACCGTGGGGCAGCCCGAGACCCCCACCCTGACCCTCCGCAACAATGGGCACACCG cCGTGCTGGCGCTGCCCCCCTCCCTGCGCAtccaggggctgccccacagcttCGCAGCCGCCCAGCTCCACTTccactggggggacactgggagcactgggggggccGAGCACCTGCTGGACGGGCACCGAGCCCCCGCCGAG ATGCACGTGGTTCACTACGACGCCGATCTCTACGCCGACGCCGGGGAGGCGCAGCACCACGCCGGGGGCCTGGCCGTGCTCGGCGTCCTCCTGGAG GTGGGTGCTGACCCCCACCCCACCTACGACAACATCCTGAGGCACCTCGGGAGCATCCGCTACGCGG GGCAGACCACGGCCATCCCCTCCTTCAGCATCGGGGCGCTGCTGCCCCCCCGCCTGGACCTGTTTTACCGCTACAACGGGTCCCTCACCACCCCGCCTTGCTACCAGAGCGTCCTCTGGACGCTGTTCCAGCAGCCCGTCCGCATCAGCCGGGCCCAG ctggagcagctccaggGAGCCCTTTACGCCACGACGGCGGCCGAGCCCCAACCCCGGCGCTTGGTGGATAATTTTCGGGCCCCCCAGGAGCTCAACCAGCGCCTGGTGCTGTCATCCCTCCCCAGGG GACCCCAAGGGTATTCGACAG GTGAAATCGTCACCATTGTCTTGGGCGCCGTTGCCGGCTGCCTTGGCCTCCTCCTCGCCGGCCACTTCGCGGCCAAGAGGATGCG AGCCAGGAGGGCGCAGGACCACGATGTCGTCTTCAAAGCCTCTTCCCGCCGCACCCCCCCGGACGACACCCCCCGCCCTTGA
- the APH1A gene encoding gamma-secretase subunit APH-1A → MAAAVFFGCAGIAFGPAIALVLLTVAKEPLRVIVLVAGAFFWLVSLLLASLVWFVSVRLSDRGDARLQHGLLVFGAAVSVLLQELFRFAYFKLLKKADEGLATISEDGRSPISLRQMAYVSGLSFGIISGIFSVINILADSIGPGTVGIHGDSPYYFITSAFLTMALVLLHTFWGVIFFDACEKRRYGCLGLVVASHLLTSGLTFLNPRYEASLGPIFIITLCTGLWAFVTAGGSFRSLLKCLSCKQEDNSRVMTYSALRVPCED, encoded by the exons atGGCGGCCGCCGTGTTCTTCGGCTGCGCCGGCATCGCCTTCGGGCCCGCCATCGCGCTGGTGCTGCTCACGGTGGCGAAGGAGCCGCTGCGGGTCATCGTGCTGGTGGCGGG GGCGTTTTTCTGGCTGGTGTCGCTGCTGCTGGCGTCGCTGGTGTGGTTCGTGTCCGTGCGGCTCAGCGACCGCGGGGATGCCCGCCTGCAGCACGGGCTGCTCGTCTTCGGCGCCGCCGTCTCcgtcctgctgcaggagctcttCCGCTTCGCCTACTTCAAGCTGCTCAA GAAAGCGGACGAAGGGCTGGCGACCATCAGCGAGGACGGGCGGTCCCCCATCTCCCTCAGGCAGATGGCGTACG TCTCGGGTTTGTCCTTCGGCATCATCAGCGGCATCTTTTCAGTCATCAACATCCTGGCCGACTCCATTGGGCCGGGCACCGTCGGGATCCACGGAGACTCCCCGTATTATTTCATCACGTCGG CGTTCCTCACCATggccctggtcctgctccacACCTTCTGGGGGGTGATTTTCTTCGACGCCTGCGAGAAACGTCGCTACGgctgcctggggctggtggTCGCCAGTCACCTCCTCACCTCGGGGCTG ACGTTCCTGAACCCCCGCTACGAGGCCAGCCTGGGCCCCATCTTCATCATCACCCTCTGCACCGGCCTCTGGGCCTTCGTCACCGCAGGGGGGTCCTTCCGCAGCCTCCTCAAGTGCCTCTCCT GCAAGCAGGAGGACAACAGCAGAGTGATGACGTACTCGGCGCTGCGGGTGCCCTGCGAGGACTGA